One Tetrapisispora phaffii CBS 4417 chromosome 2, complete genome genomic region harbors:
- the ADE6 gene encoding phosphoribosylformylglycinamidine synthase (similar to Saccharomyces cerevisiae ADE6 (YGR061C); ancestral locus Anc_4.207), with protein MPAKFYPGPIALSRFRINNLVKNIIQNYNSSDDSLITDIHTSFIHFVDFNENLISDEDDLNLLKILLTYDNELTENDKLLSDAIENNLKNASLPENYHIIRIVPRYGTISPWSSKATNIIQVCGLGEKIKRVERGIAILFKCNDEKLIEFWKNESFNSFTSVFDKMTHSIFIDDEFPALEKIFNNDTPKPLVHVPLVSNDKDPREVLKKANIKLGLALDDDEINYLVNAFVNILHRNPTDVELFMFAQVNSEHCRHKIFNADWTIDNEKKDLSLFKMIQNTHNLTKEFIISAYSDNAAVIDTQNEAYYFAPEFNTKNWTSVKENIPLLIKVETHNHPTAVSPFPGAATGSGGEIRDEGATGRGSKTKCGLSGFSVSDLLIPNHRQPWELDVSKPSHIASAFDIMKEAPLGSAAFNNEFGRPCINGYFRTLLTKVLDSDNKEELRGFHKPIMIAGGFGTVRPQFALKDKPITPGSCLVVLGGESMLIGLGGGAASSVASGVGSADLDFASVQRGNPEMERRCQQVIDACVSLDTKNPIQSIHDVGAGGLSNALPELVHDNNLGAVFNIRNILSLEPGMSPMEIWCNESQERYVLGVAKEDLTVFEEICKRERAPYSVVGHATEEQRLVVEDPLFESKTIDLDLSILFGKPPKMSKSAITEPLNLPEIDYSVIPSLDDAVSRVLSLPAVGSKSFLITIGDRSVTGLIDRDQFVGPWQVPVADVGVTGTSLGPEIVSTGEALAMGERPINALISASASAKLSVAESLLNLFAADVKSLKHVKLSANWMSSASHKGEGTKLYEAVQAIGLDLCPDLDISIPVGKDSMSMQMRWDDKEVTIPLSLVVTAFAPVNNTSKTWTPLLDRSSENSLLVHVDLSNLQKEKSLGGSSLLQVYNQVGNRSPTVYDNKVLKSFLEAIIELHQTDIVSAYHDVSDGGLLVTLLEMSFASRCGLDITIDFSRYESEYIPLFNEEIGSVFQVSESKIDLFRNILKDHGISEDFIQIVAKPTFNSQAIRILSEDNMLVYENTRGKLQSIWSKTSYLMQKLRDNPDSADEEFENIKDDSDPGLHYDLSFDVTDDMKIGSQLSSFKPKVAILREQGVNGQMEMAWCFQQAGFTSVDVTMTDLINGRVHLNDFIGFAACGGFSYGDVLGAGAGWAKSVLYHEHVRQQFITFFQERQDTFAFGACNGCQFLSRLKSIIPGAKNWPSFEKNVSEQYEARTSMVEIVHTTGPETVFLNGMIGSRMPIAVAHGEGKTTFASDSEMNKFENASLTAIRYIDNYGNHTSKYPYNPNGSAHAIAGIRSPNGRVLAMMPHPERVCRLEANSWYEPDKYDEWKGYGPWIRLFRSARRWVG; from the coding sequence atgCCTGCTAAGTTTTATCCTGGTCCAATTGCTTTATCGAGATTtagaattaataatttggttaaaaatattattcaaaactATAATAGTTCAGATGATTCATTGATTACAGATATTCATACTTCGtttattcattttgttGATTTCAATGAAAACTTGATTTCTGATGAAGAcgatttgaatttgttgaaaattttattgacttatgataatgaactgactgaaaatgataaattattatctgatgctattgaaaacaatttgaaaaatgcTTCTTTACCTGAAAATTATCATATTATTAGGATTGTTCCAAGGTATGGTACTATTTCTCCATGGTCATCAAAGGCTactaatattattcaagTCTGTGGTTTAggtgaaaaaataaaaagagtAGAGAGAGGTATtgcaattttatttaaatgtaacgatgaaaaattgattgaGTTCTGGAAAAATGaatcatttaattctttcacATCTGTATTCGATAAAATGACCCATTCTATATTCATTGATGATGAATTCCCTGCtcttgaaaaaatattcaataacgACACTCCAAAACCATTGGTCCATGTTCCATTGGTCTCTAATGATAAAGATCCAAGAGAAGTGTTGAAAAAAGCTAATATTAAACTGGGATTAGCACTGGATGACgatgaaattaattatttggTCAATGcatttgtaaatattttgcaTAGAAATCCAACTGATGTGGAATTATTCATGTTTGCTCAAGTTAATTCGGAGCATTGTCGTCACAAGATCTTCAATGCTGATTGGACTATAGACAATGAAAAAAAGgatttatctttatttaaaatgataCAAAATACTCATAATCTTACAAAAGAGTTTATTATAAGCGCATATTCAGATAATGCTGCTGTTATTGACACGCAAAATGAGGCTTATTATTTTGCTCCAGAATTTAACACTAAAAATTGGACCTCTgtgaaagaaaatatcccacttttaataaaagtCGAAACACATAATCATCCAACTGCTGTTTCTCCATTCCCAGGTGCCGCAACTGGTTCAGGGGGTGAAATAAGAGATGAAGGTGCCACCGGCAGAGGTTCTAAGACAAAGTGTGGATTAAGTGGGTTTTCTGTCAGTGATCTTTTGATTCCAAACCATAGACAACCATGGGAGTTAGATGTTTCAAAACCTTCTCACATTGCGTCAGCTTTTGATATTATGAAGGAAGCCCCACTGGGTTCTGCTGCTTTCAATAACGAATTTGGTAGACCGTGTATAAATGGTTACTTCCGTACTCTATTAACTAAGGTGTTGGATTCCgataataaagaagagTTGCGTGGATTTCACAAACCTATTATGATTGCTGGTGGATTTGGCACTGTCAGACCACAATTTGCATTAAAGGACAAGCCAATCACGCCAGGTTCCTGTCTTGTTGTTTTGGGTGGGGAATCTATGCTAATTGGTTTAGGTGGTGGTGCTGCCTCATCCGTTGCCTCTGGTGTTGGATCTGCCGATTTGGATTTTGCATCTGTTCAAAGAGGTAATCCAGAAATGGAACGTCGTTGTCAACAAGTTATTGACGCATGTGTTTCATTAGATACAAAAAATCCAATCCAGTCTATTCATGATGTTGGTGCTGGTGGTCTATCAAATGCCTTACCAGAATTGGTACATGACAACAACTTAGGAGCTGTTTTTAACataagaaatattttgtcaTTGGAGCCAGGCATGTCTCCTATGGAAATTTGGTGCAATGAATCCCAAGAACGTTATGTTCTTGGTGTTGCAAAGGAGGACTTAACagtttttgaagaaatttgTAAAAGAGAAAGAGCACCATACTCTGTTGTTGGACATGCAACAGAAGAACAAAGATTGGTTGTTGAAGATCCTTTATTTGAATCtaaaacaattgatttaGATTTATCAATCTTATTCGGTAAACCTCCAAAGATGTCAAAATCAGCTATCACTGAGCCATTAAACTTACCTGAGATTGATTACTCTGTTATTCCATCACTAGATGATGCTGTAAGCAGGGTTTTGAGTTTACCAGCAGTTGGatctaaatcatttttgatTACCATTGGTGATAGATCTGTCACTGGCTTGATAGATAGAGATCAATTTGTTGGCCCATGGCAAGTTCCTGTAGCTGACGTTGGTGTGACAGGTACATCTCTAGGTCCAGAAATTGTGTCAACCGGTGAAGCATTAGCTATGGGTGAAAGACCAATTAACGCATTAATTTCTGCATCCGCATCTGCCAAACTATCTGTTGCAGAATCTCTATTGAATCTGTTTGCAGCTGATgttaaatctttaaaacatgttaaattatctgCCAATTGGATGTCTTCCGCATCTCATAAAGGTGAAGGCacaaaattatatgaaGCTGTTCAGGCAATTGGATTAGATTTATGTCCAGATCTAGATATTTCAATCCCAGTTGGTAAAGATTCGATGTCCATGCAAATGAGATGGGATGATAAGGAAGTTACCATTCCGTTATCCTTAGTTGTTACAGCATTTGCACCAGTTAATAATACTTCTAAAACATGGACACCATTATTAGACAGATCATCTGagaattcattattagTTCATGTTGATTTATCAAACttacaaaaagaaaaatcatTAGGCGGCTCATCTTTATTACAAGTGTATAATCAGGTTGGTAACCGTTCACCAACCGTATATGACAATAAGGTTCTAAAATCCTTTTTGGAAGCAATTATTGAACTACATCAGACAGATATCGTATCTGCTTACCACGATGTATCAGATGGTGGTTTGTTAGTAACATTATTAGAAATGTCATTTGCTTCAAGATGTGGTTTGGATATTACTATTGATTTCTCTAGATATGAGAGCGAGTACATTccattatttaatgaagaaattggtTCAGTATTCCAAGTTTCAGAGAgtaaaattgatttattcagaaatattttaaaagatcATGGTATCTCTGAAGATTTTATTCAGATTGTTGCTAAACCTACTTTTAATTCACAAGCAATTAGAATTTTAAGTGAGGACAATATGCTAGTATATGAAAATACTAGAGGTAAATTGCAAAGTATCTGGTCAAAAACCTCTTACTTGATGCAAAAATTAAGGGATAACCCAGATTCTGCAGAcgaagaatttgaaaacatCAAAGATGACTCTGATCCTGGTTTACATTACGACTTATCATTTGATGTAACTGATGACATGAAGATTGGTTCTCAACTTTCTTCATTTAAGCCTAAGGTAGCAATTTTAAGAGAGCAAGGTGTGAATGGTCAAATGGAAATGGCTTGGTGTTTTCAACAAGCTGGCTTTACTTCAGTTGATGTCACAATGACTGATTTAATCAATGGAAGAGTTCATTTAAATGACTTCATTGGTTTTGCTGCTTGTGGTGGTTTTTCATACGGCGATGTGCTCGGTGCAGGTGCAGGTTGGGCTAAATCCGTTCTATACCATGAACATGTTCGTCAACAATTTATTACCTTTTTCCAAGAGCGTCAAGATACGTTCGCATTCGGTGCATGCAACGGGTGCCAATTTTTGAGTAGATTAAAGAGCATTATTCCAGGTGCTAAAAATTGGCCAAGTTTCGAAAAAAATGTAAGTGAACAGTATGAAGCTCGTACATCTATGGTTGAAATTGTTCACACTACTGGACCAGAAACAGTATTTTTAAACGGCATGATTGGATCTAGAATGCCAATAGCTGTTGCACACGGTGAGGGTAAAACTACTTTTGCCAGTGACAGCgaaatgaataaatttgaGAATGCCAGTTTAACTGCTATTAGATATATCGATAATTATGGTAACCATACTAGCAAATATCCTTATAATCCAAATGGTTCTGCTCATGCAATCGCAGGTATCAGGTCACCAAATGGAAGAGTTTTGGCTATGATGCCACATCCTGAAAGAGTATGTAGATTGGAAGCAAATTCTTGGTACGAACCTGATAAATATGATGAATGGAAGGGATATGGCCCTTGGATTAGACTATTCAGATCAGCTAGAAGATGGGTTGGTTAA
- the NMD4 gene encoding Nmd4p (similar to Saccharomyces cerevisiae NMD4 (YLR363C); ancestral locus Anc_4.205), translating to MNAYHLILEASAFEKGLGNIKKWCANTSNEVKLSLYIPTFTLKELDFQRYKNKSFIARESLKFIEQVEERNERIKKNQKSNLDIIIEFPDMLDLVLWSEVLELAGSKHEDAFNKLPKRLKNLLKSCIYLCHLSSEFDDDRKWLLVSENHEIQELACICKIPVISVIDADAELSKNMNRREFQLTQNFNKKITESGRTEKNNEGQNVVKTKFDKTVYASRGSGILWAP from the coding sequence ATGAATGCATATCACCTTATCTTAGAAGCTTCAGCTTTCGAAAAGGGATTAGGAAATATTAAGAAATGGTGTGCTAATACTTCCAATGAAGTTAAATTGAGTCTATATATCCCAACTTTCACCTTGAAAGAGTTAGATTTCCAACGttataaaaacaaaagtTTTATAGCTCGTGAGTCacttaaatttattgaacaagttgaagaaagaaatgaaaGGATCAAGAAGAACCAGAAGAGCAATCtagatattattattgaattccCCGATATGTTGGATTTAGTATTGTGGTCAGAAGTGTTAGAACTTGCAGGTTCAAAGCATGAGGATGCTTTTAACAAATTGCCTAAGAgattgaagaatttattaaagagttgcatatatttatgtcaTCTCAGTAGTGAATTTGATGACGATCGTAAGTGGTTGTTAGTATCAGAGAATCATGAAATTCAAGAATTAGCGTGTATATGTAAAATTCCTGTTATTTCGGTTATTGATGCTGATGctgaattatcaaaaaatatgaatagaagagaatttcaattaactcaaaattttaataagaaGATTACTGAATCTGGAAGAACAGAAAAGAATAATGAAGGTCAGAATGTGGTGAAGactaaatttgataaaacagTTTATGCATCTAGAGGTTCTGGTATTTTATGGGCTCCTTAA
- the SPR3 gene encoding septin SPR3 (similar to Saccharomyces cerevisiae SPR3 (YGR059W); ancestral locus Anc_4.204): protein MFYSKINCEVIKTKEDKNMEKETLISQGQYATHSTPIQVVSNGVTDVNDSVLLESNQEAFKNINNFEASENEDNIGDDNNKNDDNDYNKYCHNSGGSAEINNILESYQQLSIFEKEKVSNSSVSKTMSESTNFKEDYHVGIDLIIKQKERIIKDKGINFTVMVAGQYGLGKSTFINTLFGENLLSVSDYRTHTMEVDITMPPTKLITIHKANLVGNNCKVNLTVIDTPGFGSKMNSAFSWTPLTNHIDEKIRTNIFQEEQPDRTMMNDGRVHCCIYFIEPINKGLTTLDVVTMKELSKRVNLIPVIAKADTLTKKELVDFKLDIRQILEIQNIEVCQFLDSNDSYYDDLIKNAPYSIISSDKRIKNERGEIVYGRNYGWGKVEVENPGHSDFALLRDLLFNKYLPDLIFNTEDYYETCRATLLKTRLLKCKEIVQTQSSELVGGVEISQELRDILSTFDYEDFDKNGLKNYICYQIFDKNFIDSIVLEWSQEYVHKQWETKKKFNDVVALEETKFQDWRKAILQKQEQFNNEINSMHSKIERLQIDCKNLETKGISGEVDNELYTTKLVQS, encoded by the coding sequence ATGTTCTAttctaaaattaattgtGAAGTTATAAAAACCAAAGAAGATAAGAATATGGAGAAAGAAACCTTAATTAGTCAAGGCCAATATGCAACACACTCTACACCAATTCAAGTGGTGTCTAATGGTGTCACTGACGTCAACGATTCTGTCTTATTAGAGTCCAACCAAGAGgcatttaaaaatattaataacttTGAAGCAagtgaaaatgaagataatattgGCGATGACAATAACAAGAATGACGATAACGACTACAACAAATACTGTCATAATTCTGGGGGATCTGCTGagattaataatattcttgAGAGTTATCAACagttatcaatatttgaaaaagaaaaggtATCTAATTCTTCAGTTTCCAAGACCATGTCAGAGAGCACAAACTTCAAAGAAGATTATCATGTCGGAATAGATTTAATAATCAAGCAAAAGGAAAGGATAATTAAGGATAAGGGTATCAACTTTACAGTCATGGTGGCTGGACAGTATGGACTAGGCAAGTCGACATTTATTAACACTTTGTTtggtgaaaatttattatctgTAAGTGATTATAGAACACATACTATGGAAGTGGACATAACTATGCCGCCTACAAAACTTATTACTATTCATAAAGCCAATCTTGTGGGAAACAATTGTAAAGTAAACTTAACGGTTATTGACACACCTGGATTTGGAAGTAAGATGAATAGTGCATTTAGTTGGACTCCTCTGACTAATCATATTGATGAGAAAATACGAACCAACATTTTTCAAGAGGAACAACCAGATAGAACAATGATGAATGATGGAAGAGTTCATTGTTGTATATACTTTATTGAGCCCATAAATAAAGGATTAACAACTTTAGATGTTGTAACAATGAAAGAATTATCGAAGAGAGTTAATTTAATTCCTGTGATAGCAAAGGCTGACACCCTTACCAAAAAAGAGTTAGTAGATTTCAAACTAGATATTAGACAAATTTTGGAGATACAAAATATAGAAGTATGTCAGTTTTTAGATTCAAACGACTCTTACTATGATGacttaattaaaaatgctCCATACAGCATTATATCATCagataaaagaataaaaaatgagAGAGGCGAAATAGTTTATGGTAGGAACTATGGATGGGGTAAAGTTGAAGTAGAGAATCCAGGGCATTCAGATTTTGCTTTGTTGAGAGACTTATTGTTCAACAAATACCTACCAgatttaattttcaataCTGAAGATTACTACGAAACTTGCAGAGCTACTCTGTTAAAGACAAGGTTATTAAAATGTAAAGAAATAGTGCAGACTCAATCTTCCGAATTAGTTGGCGGTGTCGAAATATCCCAAGAACTAAGAGATATATTGAGTACATTTGATTACGAAGATTTCGATAAAAACGgattaaagaattatatttgctaccaaatatttgataaaaactTTATAGATTCTATTGTTTTAGAATGGAGCCAGGAATATGTTCACAAACAATGGGAAAccaaaaagaaatttaatGATGTTGTAGCATTAGAAGAGACCAAATTCCAAGACTGGAGAAAAGcaatattacaaaaacaagaacaatttaataatgaaataaatagtaTGCATTCTAAAATAGAACGATTACAAATAGACtgtaaaaatttagaaacGAAAGGCATATCAGGAGAAGTAGATAATGAATTGTACACCACAAAATTAGTACAATCGTAA